A window of the Bacillota bacterium genome harbors these coding sequences:
- the trpB gene encoding tryptophan synthase subunit beta, whose protein sequence is MPPASRPSWPRFGGGNVSTLVEPDARGRWGRFGGRYVPETLVPALEQLEEGYREAVADAAFVAEYRRLLSEYVGRPTPLTRADRLTAHYGRATIWLKREDLNHTGAHKINNALGQVLLAERMGKRRIIAETGAGQHGVATATACALRGLECTVYMGEEDVRRQRLNVYRMELLGARVVPVDSGSRTLKDAVNEAIRDWVTHVDTTHYVIGSVVGPHPYPKIVRDFQSVIGEETRRQVLEATGRLPDFLVACVGGGSNAAGFFAPFFHDGRVRLIGVEAGGRGLETGQHAASLSGGSLGVLHGAATFVLQDEEGQVRPAYSVSAGLDYPGVGPEHAFYRERGRAEYVAVRDEEALAAAELLSRLEGILPALESAHALAYLERLMPATEPGQHVVVNLSGRGDKDVEILLAAGRGRPAAGEVGA, encoded by the coding sequence ATCCCGCCCGCATCCAGGCCTTCGTGGCCGCGGTTCGGAGGTGGGAACGTGAGCACCCTGGTGGAGCCTGACGCGCGCGGCCGGTGGGGCCGGTTCGGCGGGCGGTACGTGCCGGAGACGCTGGTGCCGGCGTTGGAGCAGCTCGAGGAGGGCTACCGCGAGGCGGTGGCCGACGCGGCCTTCGTGGCCGAGTACCGGCGGCTGCTGAGCGAGTACGTGGGCAGGCCGACGCCGCTGACGCGGGCCGACCGGCTGACCGCCCACTACGGGCGGGCGACGATCTGGCTGAAGCGCGAGGACCTCAACCACACCGGCGCGCACAAGATCAACAACGCGCTCGGGCAGGTGCTGCTGGCGGAACGGATGGGCAAGCGGCGCATCATCGCCGAGACCGGCGCAGGGCAGCATGGCGTCGCCACGGCCACCGCCTGTGCGCTGCGCGGGCTGGAGTGCACCGTCTACATGGGCGAGGAGGACGTCCGCCGCCAGCGCCTCAACGTCTACCGCATGGAGCTGCTGGGTGCGCGGGTGGTGCCGGTTGACAGCGGCAGCCGGACGCTGAAGGACGCGGTCAACGAGGCGATCCGCGACTGGGTGACGCACGTGGACACGACCCACTACGTGATCGGCTCGGTGGTCGGGCCGCATCCCTATCCCAAGATCGTGCGCGACTTCCAGTCGGTGATCGGCGAGGAGACCCGCCGCCAGGTCCTGGAGGCCACGGGGCGGCTTCCCGACTTCCTGGTCGCCTGCGTGGGCGGCGGTTCCAACGCCGCCGGCTTCTTCGCCCCGTTCTTCCACGACGGCCGGGTCCGCCTGATCGGCGTCGAGGCCGGCGGCCGGGGGCTGGAGACGGGGCAGCACGCCGCCAGCCTGAGCGGCGGGAGCCTCGGCGTCCTCCACGGTGCCGCCACCTTCGTCCTCCAGGACGAGGAGGGGCAGGTCCGCCCCGCCTACTCGGTCAGCGCCGGCCTCGACTACCCCGGTGTCGGCCCGGAGCACGCCTTCTACCGCGAACGGGGCCGGGCCGAATACGTGGCGGTCCGGGACGAGGAGGCGCTGGCCGCGGCAGAGCTCCTGAGCCGCCTGGAGGGCATCCTGCCGGCCCTGGAGAGCGCCCATGCGCTGGCCTACCTGGAGCGGCTGATGCCGGCGACCGAGCCCGGCCAGCACGTGGTGGTCAACCTCTCGGGGCGCGGCGACAAGGACGTCGAGATCCTGCTGGCCGCGGGACGGGGGCGCCCCGCCGCCGGGGAGGTGGGGGCATGA
- the trpA gene encoding tryptophan synthase subunit alpha yields MSLGAESRGGAEPSGALRIADTLRRRRRQGTVPLIAYVMYGDPDPRRWMAAALGALDGGAAVLELGLPFSDPLADGPVIQAAGQRALAAGARPSRVFEALRELLRSRPGAVVCLMSYFNPVLAYGPERWLEQAAEAGAAGVILPDLPPEEAGELPARARQLGLAWIPFVAPTGTEARLRAALSAGTGFVYGVALTGVTGSSAGVDPRVPALVGRIRALSPWPVAVGFGISTAADLRSVGQVADAVVVGSALVRRVAEGGSSTEIGERVRREVVRLLGAS; encoded by the coding sequence ATGAGCCTGGGAGCGGAGAGCAGGGGCGGCGCGGAGCCCTCCGGAGCCCTCCGCATCGCCGATACGCTTCGCCGGCGACGGCGCCAGGGCACGGTCCCGCTCATCGCCTATGTCATGTACGGCGATCCGGACCCCCGGCGCTGGATGGCCGCGGCGTTGGGCGCGCTGGACGGAGGGGCCGCGGTACTGGAGCTGGGCCTTCCCTTCTCCGACCCGCTGGCCGACGGACCGGTCATCCAGGCGGCCGGGCAGCGGGCGTTGGCCGCCGGCGCCCGTCCCTCCCGGGTCTTCGAGGCGCTGCGGGAGCTTCTCCGCAGCCGGCCGGGAGCGGTGGTCTGCCTGATGAGCTACTTCAACCCGGTGCTGGCCTACGGCCCGGAGCGGTGGCTGGAGCAGGCGGCAGAGGCGGGGGCCGCCGGGGTGATCCTCCCCGACCTCCCTCCCGAGGAGGCGGGGGAGCTGCCCGCACGGGCGCGCCAGCTGGGCCTGGCCTGGATCCCCTTCGTCGCCCCCACCGGCACCGAGGCGCGCCTCCGCGCCGCCCTCTCCGCCGGCACGGGCTTCGTCTATGGCGTGGCGCTGACGGGGGTGACCGGCTCGTCGGCCGGCGTCGACCCCCGGGTCCCGGCTCTGGTCGGCCGTATCCGGGCGCTCTCTCCCTGGCCGGTGGCCGTCGGCTTCGGGATCTCCACGGCCGCCGACCTGCGCTCCGTGGGCCAGGTGGCCGACGCCGTGGTGGTGGGCTCGGCTCTGGTCCGGCGCGTGGCAGAGGGAGGAAGCTCCACCGAGATCGGCGAACGGGTCCGTCGAGAGGTGGTACGGCTGCTGGGTGCTTCCTAG
- a CDS encoding HDIG domain-containing protein, protein MVSRQEALALLYEFTQSPNLRKHALAVEAAMRAYARRFGEDEERWGLAGLMHDFDYERWPDPPDHPLRGAAILEERGYPPDVVHAIRAHADYTGVPRESRMDKALFACDELAGFIVAVGLVHHNLATVTVSSVRKKLKDKAFARNVSRADIERGAADLGVPLEEHIAVVLEALQEIAGELELTG, encoded by the coding sequence TTGGTCTCGCGCCAGGAGGCGCTCGCCCTGCTCTACGAGTTCACACAGAGCCCCAACCTGAGGAAGCATGCCCTGGCGGTGGAGGCGGCGATGCGCGCCTACGCCCGCCGCTTCGGCGAGGACGAGGAGCGCTGGGGCCTGGCCGGGCTGATGCACGACTTCGACTACGAGCGCTGGCCCGACCCGCCGGACCACCCCCTGCGCGGGGCGGCCATCCTGGAGGAGCGCGGCTACCCGCCGGACGTGGTCCACGCCATCCGCGCGCATGCGGACTACACGGGCGTGCCGCGGGAGAGCCGGATGGACAAGGCGCTCTTCGCCTGTGACGAGCTCGCCGGTTTCATCGTCGCCGTCGGTCTGGTCCACCATAACCTCGCCACCGTCACCGTCTCCTCGGTGCGGAAGAAGTTGAAGGACAAGGCCTTCGCCCGGAATGTAAGCCGCGCCGACATCGAACGTGGCGCCGCCGACCTGGGGGTGCCGCTGGAGGAGCACATCGCCGTGGTGCTGGAGGCCCTGCAGGAGATCGCCGGCGAGCTGGAGCTGACCGGCTGA
- a CDS encoding rod shape-determining protein has protein sequence MDLGSANVRLVDGGGRRLAEASVLAVRRADPKRVVACGDEARRMEGRAPTGLELVHPIHRGAIADYDAAEALLRRLLTALGAGRSRFRRARPVLVAARWQQSQVDERAIEQALANAGAGQVHFLAAPLLAAAGLGLEVRAPRGRLIVDIGAEESSAAVVTAGGIARAGRWAVGGAAMDEALVRWFRQQHGLVIGRPTAEGLKKAAAAPGAAPAGEQVSVAGVRLGDGLPAVVTVPAAELTEPLLPVLDELAENVARLLGETPPELLADVWEDGGHLVGGVALMRGLADHMGRRMQLRMLPAENAPEAVADGLQAVLRGSWPAQGSGSVAYRTA, from the coding sequence GTGGATTTGGGCAGCGCCAACGTGCGGCTGGTGGACGGTGGCGGCCGGCGTCTGGCGGAGGCGTCGGTGCTGGCCGTCCGGCGCGCGGATCCGAAGCGGGTGGTCGCCTGCGGGGACGAGGCGCGCCGCATGGAAGGGAGGGCGCCCACCGGGCTGGAGCTGGTCCATCCCATCCACAGGGGGGCCATCGCCGACTACGACGCCGCGGAAGCGCTGCTCCGCCGGCTCCTGACCGCGCTGGGCGCCGGCCGGAGCCGCTTCCGCCGGGCACGGCCGGTCCTGGTGGCGGCCCGGTGGCAGCAGAGCCAGGTGGACGAGCGCGCCATCGAACAGGCGCTGGCCAACGCGGGCGCGGGGCAGGTCCACTTCCTGGCGGCGCCGCTGCTGGCGGCGGCCGGGCTGGGGCTGGAGGTCCGAGCGCCCCGCGGGCGGCTGATCGTCGACATCGGCGCGGAGGAGAGCTCGGCCGCCGTGGTGACGGCGGGCGGCATCGCCCGGGCGGGCCGCTGGGCGGTGGGCGGCGCGGCGATGGACGAGGCGCTCGTCCGCTGGTTCCGCCAGCAGCACGGGCTCGTGATCGGCAGGCCCACGGCGGAGGGGTTGAAGAAGGCCGCGGCTGCCCCGGGGGCCGCGCCGGCGGGGGAGCAGGTGAGCGTGGCAGGTGTCCGCCTCGGCGACGGCCTGCCGGCGGTGGTCACGGTTCCTGCCGCGGAGCTGACCGAGCCGCTGCTCCCGGTCCTGGACGAGCTGGCGGAGAACGTCGCGCGGCTTCTGGGGGAGACGCCGCCCGAGCTCCTGGCCGACGTCTGGGAGGACGGCGGCCACCTGGTGGGCGGGGTGGCCCTGATGCGGGGCCTGGCGGATCACATGGGCAGGAGGATGCAGCTGCGCATGCTGCCGGCCGAGAACGCACCCGAGGCGGTGGCCGACGGGTTGCAGGCGGTCCTGCGCGGCAGCTGGCCCGCGCAGGGCTCCGGGAGCGTCGCCTACAGGACGGCCTGA
- a CDS encoding YitT family protein, with amino-acid sequence MAKLVDAGWSRALLITLGTGLIALGVNLFQVPFRIVDGGVSGVGVILLHTLGVPVSVTIVLLNLPILALGLRAHGHRFIARTFLGIATLAGWVQLTSGLPTVTHDPLLASLYAGVLSGLGTGLVLGAGGSTGGSDTLARSLQRWFPWPVGSTILWIDVVIIGTGGLLFGPERALYGALALFVGTRVIDFLLEGARTAMVAWIVTDQADRIVRAVFERLERGVTRLEVEGAFTGRKHALLYVVVGREEVAELRQLVHQLDPAAFMALGEVSEVLGEGFLRS; translated from the coding sequence GTGGCAAAGCTCGTCGACGCCGGCTGGAGCCGGGCGCTGCTGATCACGCTGGGCACCGGTCTGATCGCGCTGGGCGTCAACCTCTTCCAGGTACCCTTCCGCATCGTGGACGGCGGCGTCAGCGGTGTCGGCGTCATCCTCCTCCACACCCTGGGCGTGCCGGTCAGCGTCACCATCGTGCTCCTCAACCTGCCCATCCTGGCCCTGGGGCTGCGCGCCCACGGCCACCGGTTCATCGCCCGGACCTTCTTGGGCATCGCTACGCTCGCGGGCTGGGTCCAGCTCACCTCCGGCCTTCCCACCGTCACCCACGATCCGCTCCTGGCCTCGCTCTACGCCGGCGTGCTCAGCGGCCTCGGCACCGGCCTGGTGCTCGGGGCGGGTGGATCGACGGGCGGCTCGGACACGCTCGCCCGTTCGCTGCAGCGTTGGTTTCCCTGGCCGGTGGGCAGCACCATCCTCTGGATCGACGTCGTGATCATCGGCACCGGCGGCCTCCTCTTCGGGCCTGAGCGGGCGCTGTACGGGGCGCTCGCGCTCTTCGTGGGCACGCGCGTCATCGACTTCCTCCTGGAGGGAGCCCGTACGGCCATGGTGGCCTGGATCGTCACCGACCAGGCGGACCGCATCGTGCGCGCGGTCTTCGAGCGGCTCGAGCGCGGCGTCACCCGCCTGGAGGTGGAGGGCGCCTTCACCGGGCGGAAGCACGCCCTCCTCTACGTGGTGGTGGGCCGCGAGGAAGTGGCCGAGCTGCGGCAGCTCGTCCACCAGCTGGACCCCGCCGCCTTCATGGCGCTGGGCGAGGTCTCCGAGGTGCTGGGGGAAGGCTTCCTGCGCTCCTAG
- a CDS encoding MFS transporter has protein sequence MRSPTVGALLALVSVPFCMVLSNSLLIPVLPSIQRGAHLSAFQAGLLITAFSVTAGLVIPFGGYFSDQIGRKAVIVPALGLFGLGGLLAGLAPLFSSHPFAWLVAGRLIQGIGGGGTYQVAMALAGDIYRGGERVKVLGTLEAANGAGKVAAPIIGSALGVLGWMVPFFFYPLASWSAAAAVLWLIPPPRARGTRRKRALRAYLGDLGEVFRQKGGPLAILFAVGFVALFILFGFLSYYSDLLESFWGVKGFVKGWIMAIPVGAMALLSYLTGRVLRQRIQRWSRALLIGGLALGAAGFVLSAWWLRSLWGLTAAVTLVGVGNGLLLPPVNTLVTNSVGPAKRGLITALYGTARFFGAALGPPVFTRVADLNRPLVSWGAAGLLALALLLVGTGIHPAALRNWTAAPAGRDAPAGAVHAAVEREPRRPEESLRPQGGH, from the coding sequence GTGCGCTCTCCTACCGTGGGCGCCCTCCTGGCGCTGGTCTCGGTCCCCTTCTGCATGGTCCTCTCCAACTCGCTCCTGATCCCGGTCCTGCCGTCGATCCAGCGCGGCGCCCATCTGAGCGCCTTCCAGGCCGGCCTTCTGATCACCGCCTTCTCCGTCACCGCCGGGCTGGTCATCCCGTTCGGAGGGTACTTCTCGGATCAGATCGGCCGCAAGGCGGTGATCGTCCCCGCCCTGGGCCTTTTCGGCCTGGGGGGGCTGCTGGCGGGGCTCGCCCCGCTCTTCAGCTCCCATCCCTTCGCGTGGCTGGTCGCGGGCCGCCTGATCCAGGGGATCGGTGGGGGCGGCACCTACCAGGTGGCCATGGCCCTGGCCGGCGATATCTACCGCGGCGGCGAGAGGGTGAAGGTGCTGGGGACGCTGGAGGCCGCCAACGGGGCTGGAAAGGTGGCTGCCCCGATCATCGGCTCCGCCCTGGGCGTGCTCGGCTGGATGGTGCCTTTCTTCTTCTATCCCCTGGCCTCCTGGTCGGCCGCGGCCGCCGTCCTCTGGTTGATCCCGCCCCCCCGCGCCCGCGGCACGAGGAGGAAGCGGGCGCTCCGTGCCTACCTGGGCGACCTGGGCGAGGTCTTCCGCCAAAAGGGCGGGCCGCTCGCCATCCTCTTCGCCGTCGGCTTCGTGGCGCTCTTCATCCTCTTCGGCTTCCTCAGCTATTATTCCGACCTCCTGGAGTCCTTCTGGGGCGTGAAAGGCTTCGTCAAAGGCTGGATCATGGCCATCCCCGTGGGCGCCATGGCGCTCCTCTCCTACCTGACCGGGAGGGTGCTCCGCCAGCGGATCCAGCGCTGGAGCCGGGCGCTCCTGATCGGCGGCCTCGCCCTGGGGGCCGCCGGCTTCGTCCTCTCCGCCTGGTGGCTGAGGAGCCTCTGGGGCCTGACCGCCGCCGTCACCCTCGTCGGCGTCGGCAACGGCCTCCTGCTCCCGCCGGTCAATACCTTGGTGACCAACAGCGTCGGTCCGGCCAAACGCGGCCTGATCACCGCCCTCTACGGGACCGCCCGCTTCTTCGGTGCGGCGTTGGGGCCGCCCGTCTTCACCCGCGTGGCCGACCTGAACCGGCCCCTGGTCTCCTGGGGAGCCGCCGGGCTCCTGGCGCTCGCCCTCCTGCTCGTCGGCACGGGCATCCACCCGGCCGCCCTGCGGAACTGGACGGCGGCCCCGGCCGGTCGAGACGCGCCTGCGGGCGCCGTCCACGCCGCCGTCGAGCGCGAACCGAGGCGGCCGGAGGAGTCGCTCCGGCCCCAGGGCGGGCATTGA
- a CDS encoding FtsQ-type POTRA domain-containing protein — MASLPGSRRPDARGRARERRLLWIGIVSVLAAILAYELLQWPGLRVQRVEVTGLRQLTAEEVVREAGLRYQLPIWQVRPGEMVARLERDPRVEGANVQLLWPDGLRIAVVERQPVAAVAAQDGSSWWVDRYGVPFLKRPDHPGLPLIRLGRPAAVRPGRPLGPAAARPVALAALLAGARPPLTAVDVHADGSLTLWLQPAARPGAAPARRIPVWVGPEPAAREVAEELLGVLAEGAKRGLEPLYVDLRAPGRPAVAWPPREPPGSSGASGGG, encoded by the coding sequence GTGGCTAGTCTCCCCGGAAGCCGTCGACCCGATGCCCGCGGGCGGGCGCGCGAGCGCCGGCTGCTCTGGATCGGCATCGTGTCGGTGCTGGCGGCGATTCTCGCCTACGAGCTCCTGCAGTGGCCGGGGCTGCGCGTGCAGAGGGTCGAGGTGACAGGACTCCGCCAGCTGACCGCCGAGGAAGTCGTGCGGGAGGCGGGTCTCCGCTACCAGCTCCCGATCTGGCAGGTCCGCCCGGGCGAGATGGTCGCCCGGCTCGAGCGCGATCCCCGGGTAGAGGGAGCGAACGTCCAGCTCCTCTGGCCGGACGGGCTGCGCATCGCCGTCGTCGAACGGCAGCCGGTGGCGGCCGTCGCGGCCCAGGACGGGAGCAGCTGGTGGGTCGACCGCTACGGCGTCCCCTTCCTGAAGCGGCCCGACCACCCGGGCCTGCCGCTGATCCGGCTGGGACGACCGGCTGCGGTCCGCCCGGGGCGCCCGCTGGGTCCCGCCGCAGCCCGGCCGGTGGCGCTGGCCGCGCTCCTGGCTGGCGCCCGGCCGCCCCTCACGGCTGTCGACGTCCATGCCGACGGCAGCCTCACCCTCTGGCTTCAGCCGGCCGCCCGGCCCGGCGCCGCCCCGGCGCGGCGGATCCCGGTCTGGGTGGGGCCGGAACCGGCCGCACGAGAGGTGGCGGAGGAGCTGCTCGGGGTGCTGGCCGAGGGCGCGAAGAGGGGGCTGGAGCCACTCTACGTCGACCTGCGGGCACCGGGGCGGCCGGCCGTGGCCTGGCCGCCCCGGGAGCCCCCGGGCTCCTCCGGGGCCAGCGGCGGCGGGTAA
- the ftsZ gene encoding cell division protein FtsZ encodes MLELEPSAYSYAVIKVVGVGGGGSNAVNRMIRANLHGVDFIAVNTDAQALGLSDATEKIQIGQKLTKGLGAGANPEVGKRAAEESRDQIAEVLKGADMVFITAGMGGGTGTGASPVIASIAKELGALTVGVVTRPFSFEGKPRAQAAEAGTRALRDQVDTLIVIPNDRLLQVVDKKTSMVDAFRVADDVLRQGVQGISDLITVPGLINLDFADVRTVMTETGSALMGIGVASGENRAAEAARTAISSPLLETSIEGARGVLLNITGDANLALFEVNEAAAIIQQAVDPEANIIFGAVIDESLRDEIRVTVIATGFDASRPKPEAPLEELEIKPFARSDDLDIPAFLRRRGQAR; translated from the coding sequence TTGTTAGAGCTAGAGCCTTCTGCATACAGTTATGCGGTCATCAAGGTGGTCGGTGTCGGCGGCGGCGGCAGCAACGCCGTCAATCGCATGATCCGGGCGAACCTGCACGGGGTCGACTTCATCGCCGTCAACACCGACGCGCAAGCGCTCGGGCTCTCGGATGCCACCGAAAAGATCCAGATCGGCCAGAAGCTGACCAAGGGGCTGGGGGCGGGCGCCAACCCCGAGGTGGGCAAGCGTGCGGCGGAGGAGTCGCGCGACCAGATCGCCGAGGTGCTCAAGGGGGCGGACATGGTCTTCATCACCGCCGGTATGGGCGGCGGGACGGGTACCGGTGCTTCGCCCGTGATCGCCTCCATCGCCAAGGAGCTGGGTGCGCTGACGGTGGGTGTGGTCACCCGGCCCTTCTCGTTCGAGGGAAAGCCGCGGGCCCAGGCGGCGGAGGCAGGCACGCGCGCGCTGCGCGATCAGGTGGACACCCTGATCGTCATCCCCAACGACCGGCTCTTGCAGGTGGTGGACAAGAAGACCTCCATGGTGGACGCCTTCCGGGTGGCCGACGACGTGCTGCGGCAGGGAGTGCAGGGGATCTCCGACCTGATCACGGTACCCGGCCTGATCAACCTGGATTTCGCGGACGTGCGCACCGTGATGACCGAGACCGGTTCGGCGCTGATGGGGATCGGCGTGGCCTCGGGCGAGAACCGGGCGGCGGAGGCGGCGCGGACGGCCATCTCCAGCCCGCTGCTGGAGACCTCCATCGAGGGCGCCCGGGGGGTGCTGCTCAACATCACGGGCGACGCCAACCTGGCGCTCTTCGAGGTGAACGAGGCGGCCGCCATCATCCAGCAGGCGGTCGATCCCGAGGCCAACATCATCTTCGGCGCGGTGATCGACGAGTCGCTCCGGGACGAGATCCGGGTGACGGTGATCGCCACCGGCTTCGACGCCAGCCGGCCCAAGCCCGAGGCGCCGCTGGAGGAGCTGGAGATCAAGCCCTTCGCCCGTTCGGACGATCTGGACATCCCCGCCTTCCTGCGGCGGAGGGGCCAGGCGCGCTAG
- a CDS encoding sigma-E processing peptidase SpoIIGA — protein MVVYLDVYWLVNAAVDAVLLLVSGRLAGLRPRAGRVLAAAAVGATLATAGEVLPLLSKLRLPWLAVVSLLMLPVAHGWHGPAALARQAGYLYAAGAVVAGVALALPVSPAAGGWSWLLLLVALAVGGLAMERLTRSGRRQWALQAWDCQLLLSEGERTLVLEALIDSGDTLVEPLSGLPAALVWAGALEPLLGEEGRHFFLFWRQGVEPPRSLESALRWVPYQGPTEKGLLPAWRPQRTEIRMGGERIEAELVVAVAPAPPAPGRGVLALVPAAALAAGRRLMR, from the coding sequence ATGGTCGTCTACCTGGACGTCTACTGGCTGGTCAACGCCGCCGTCGACGCCGTCCTCCTCCTGGTCTCCGGCCGGCTGGCGGGTCTCCGGCCGCGCGCCGGGCGGGTGCTGGCCGCCGCCGCCGTGGGCGCGACGCTGGCGACGGCAGGCGAGGTGCTCCCCCTGCTGAGCAAGCTGCGGCTGCCCTGGCTGGCGGTCGTCTCGCTGCTCATGCTGCCCGTCGCCCACGGGTGGCACGGACCGGCGGCGCTTGCGCGGCAGGCGGGCTACCTTTACGCCGCCGGCGCCGTCGTGGCGGGCGTGGCCCTGGCCCTTCCGGTCTCCCCCGCCGCGGGCGGCTGGAGCTGGCTGCTCCTGCTGGTCGCCCTGGCCGTCGGGGGCCTGGCCATGGAACGGCTCACCCGCAGCGGGCGCCGGCAGTGGGCGCTCCAGGCCTGGGACTGCCAGCTGCTGCTGAGCGAGGGTGAGCGCACCCTGGTCCTGGAGGCGCTGATCGACTCCGGCGACACCCTGGTGGAGCCGCTCAGCGGCCTGCCCGCCGCCCTGGTCTGGGCGGGCGCCCTGGAACCGCTCCTGGGCGAGGAGGGGCGCCATTTCTTCCTCTTCTGGCGGCAGGGCGTGGAACCGCCCCGATCCCTGGAGTCGGCGCTGCGCTGGGTCCCCTATCAGGGACCGACCGAGAAGGGGCTTCTGCCGGCCTGGCGCCCGCAGCGAACGGAGATCCGGATGGGAGGGGAGCGGATCGAGGCGGAACTGGTGGTGGCGGTGGCGCCCGCACCACCGGCCCCGGGCCGCGGTGTGCTGGCGCTGGTGCCCGCGGCGGCGTTGGCGGCCGGGAGGAGGCTGATGCGGTGA
- the sigE gene encoding RNA polymerase sporulation sigma factor SigE, producing MGGGEALGYLNGSESLPPPLTRDEEAELIRRLERGDDSARTPLIERNLRLVVYIARKFDNTGVGVEDLVSIGSIGLIKAVRSFDPSKRIKLATYASKCIENEILMYLRRNAKTRSEVSFDQPLNVDWDGNELLLADVHGTDQDMIYQSVEEEVDRALLRRALSRLNGRERKIIELRFGLRDGVEYTQKQVADLLGISQSYISRLEKRIMRRLRKEILAME from the coding sequence CTGGGCGGCGGCGAGGCGCTGGGCTACCTCAACGGGAGCGAGAGTCTGCCCCCGCCTCTCACCCGCGACGAGGAAGCGGAGCTGATCCGGCGCCTGGAGCGGGGCGACGACTCGGCGCGGACGCCGCTCATCGAGCGGAACCTGCGCCTGGTCGTCTACATCGCGCGCAAGTTCGACAACACCGGGGTGGGCGTCGAGGACCTGGTCTCCATCGGCAGCATCGGATTGATCAAAGCTGTTCGCAGCTTCGACCCGAGCAAGCGGATCAAGCTGGCGACGTACGCCTCCAAGTGCATCGAGAACGAGATCCTCATGTATCTGCGCCGGAACGCGAAGACGCGGAGCGAGGTCTCCTTCGACCAGCCTCTCAACGTCGACTGGGACGGCAACGAGCTCCTGCTGGCGGACGTGCACGGCACCGATCAGGACATGATCTACCAGAGCGTCGAAGAAGAGGTGGACCGGGCCCTCCTCCGCCGCGCCCTCTCCCGGCTCAACGGGCGCGAGCGGAAGATCATCGAGCTCCGCTTCGGGCTGCGCGACGGTGTGGAGTACACGCAGAAACAGGTGGCCGACCTGCTGGGAATCTCGCAATCTTACATTTCGCGCCTGGAGAAGCGGATCATGCGGCGCCTGCGCAAGGAGATCCTGGCCATGGAGTAG
- the sigG gene encoding RNA polymerase sporulation sigma factor SigG: MANKVEICGVNTSELTVLTNEQMRQLFQRMQQGDRKARSELVQGNLRLVLSVIQRFNNRGEPVDDLFQVGCIGLMKAIDNFDLSQNVRFSTYAVPMIIGEIRRYLRDNNTIRVSRSLRDVAYTAMQVRDRLTHQNGREPSIDEIARELGVAADEVALALEAIQEPISLFEPIYDDGGDPIFVMDQVSDESQSDARWLESLALREAMEKLGRRERQILNLRFFAGKTQMEVAEEIGISQAQVSRLEKAALLQMRRHL; encoded by the coding sequence TTGGCGAACAAAGTGGAGATCTGTGGCGTCAACACTTCGGAACTGACGGTGCTCACCAACGAGCAGATGCGCCAGCTCTTCCAGCGCATGCAGCAGGGCGACCGGAAGGCTCGCTCCGAGCTGGTCCAGGGCAACCTGCGCCTCGTGCTGAGCGTCATCCAGCGGTTCAACAACCGGGGCGAGCCGGTGGACGACCTCTTCCAGGTCGGCTGCATCGGCCTGATGAAAGCTATCGACAACTTCGACCTCTCGCAGAATGTACGCTTCTCCACCTATGCCGTTCCCATGATCATCGGCGAGATCCGGCGCTACCTGCGTGACAACAACACGATCCGGGTCAGCCGCTCCCTGCGGGACGTGGCGTACACCGCCATGCAGGTGCGTGACCGGCTCACCCACCAGAACGGGCGCGAGCCTTCCATCGACGAGATCGCCCGGGAACTGGGCGTGGCCGCCGACGAGGTGGCGCTGGCCCTGGAGGCGATCCAGGAGCCCATCTCGCTCTTCGAGCCCATCTACGACGACGGCGGCGACCCCATCTTCGTCATGGACCAGGTGAGCGACGAGAGCCAGTCGGATGCGCGCTGGCTGGAGAGCCTGGCCCTGCGCGAGGCGATGGAGAAGCTGGGCCGCCGCGAGCGGCAGATCCTCAACCTCCGTTTCTTCGCCGGCAAGACCCAGATGGAGGTGGCCGAGGAGATCGGCATCTCCCAGGCCCAGGTCTCCCGCCTGGAGAAGGCGGCGCTCCTCCAGATGCGGCGCCACCTCTGA